The proteins below come from a single Oncorhynchus gorbuscha isolate QuinsamMale2020 ecotype Even-year linkage group LG12, OgorEven_v1.0, whole genome shotgun sequence genomic window:
- the LOC123990324 gene encoding tyrosine-protein phosphatase non-receptor type 14-like, with translation MELKVKHLLSGQEGAVWHLQYTDRPDHGFPKYVQVFFSYLEEIQSLRRHTDSMLDTSKSLNTPVVVHCRAGVACTGVFILNKLMISCLEHNERVEVPIMLGHFMQQRMLMVQTISQYKFVYEVLIQFLKNSHLICTLTSDL, from the exons ATGGAGTTaaaggtaaaacacctgctgtcGGGCCAGGAGGGCGCTGTATGGCACCTGCAGTACACAGACAGGCCCGACCACGGCTTCCCCAAATACGTTCAGGTGTTCTTTT CATACCTGGAGGAGatccagtcactgaggagacacACTGACAGCATGCTGGACACCTCCAAGAGCCTTAACACCCCTGTGGTGGTCCACTGTAGAGCTGGCGTTGCCTGCACCGGGGTCTTTATCCTCAACAAACTCATGATCAGCTGCCTTGAACACAACGAG agGGTGGAGGTCCCTATAATGTTGGGTCACTTCATGCAGCAGAGGATGCTCATGGTCCAGACCATCTCCCAGTACAAGTTTGTTTACGAGGTCCTCATCCAGTTTCTCAAGAATTCACACCTAATCTGTACCCTTACTTCTGACCTCTGA